From Falco cherrug isolate bFalChe1 chromosome 4, bFalChe1.pri, whole genome shotgun sequence, one genomic window encodes:
- the LOC102049682 gene encoding glutathione peroxidase 1, with the protein MAAAAAAAAAGLAGLAARPLGAAEPLALGSLRGKVLLVANVASLUGTTTRDFLQLNELQRRYGPRGLQVLGFPCNQFGHQENAKNEEILLSLEHVRPGNGYKPNFIMFEKCEVNGKDAHPLFTFLKEALPFPHDDPSSLMTNPQYIIWSPVCRNDISWNFEKFLIGPDGVPFKRYSRHFETIKIQDDIELLLQKVPKNVLE; encoded by the exons atggcggcggcggcagcggcggcggcggcggggctggcggggctggcggcgcgGCCGCTGGGCGCGGCGGAGCCGCTGGCGCTGGGCTCGCTGCGGGGGaaggtgctgctggtggccaaTGTGGCGTCGCTCTGAGGCACCACCACCCGCGACTTCCTGCAGCTCAACGAGCTGCAGCGGCGCTACGGGCCACGCGGGCTGCAGGTCCTCGGCTTCCCCTGCAACCAGTTCGGACACCAG gagaatgctaAGAACGAGGAGATCCTGCTCTCGCTGGAGCACGTACGTCCCGGCAACGGCTACAAGCCCAATTTCATCATGTTCGAGAAGTGCGAGGTGAACGGGAAGGACGCGCACCCCCTCTTCACCTTCCTGAAAGAGGCGCTGCCCTTCCCGCACGATGACCCCTCCTCGCTGATGACCAACCCGCAGTACATCATCTGGTCCCCCGTCTGCCGCAACGACATCTCCTGGAACTTCGAGAAGTTCCTCATCGGCCCCGACGGCGTGCCCTTCAAACGCTACAGCCGGCATTTCGAAACCATCAAGATCCAGGATGATATTGAATTGCTTCTGCAGAAGGTTCCCAAGAATGTTCTGGAATAA